The following are encoded together in the Daphnia magna isolate NIES linkage group LG8, ASM2063170v1.1, whole genome shotgun sequence genome:
- the LOC116928353 gene encoding epidermal retinol dehydrogenase 2, with product MLLQLYSLIIISLDFCFMVCKALVMWLCIFYRTLFPAELKPISGKIVLITGAGRGIGREVALQFAQLGCLIVCWDVNLEAAQETAKEVEAIGGKACAFHCDVSQQQDVEEKAKQVKTVVPHVDIIINNAGIMPCHPFLSHSIQEIDRCIDINVKGCIWVVREFLPGMIERKQGHLVSMSSIAGAMGCENVVPYSASKFAVRGMMEALTEEMRRDSRNLDIKCTTICPFVVDTGLCQRPRVKFPSFLRVTNVKDAASIIVRAVRRGDALVFMPEYVYYFWLLIKILPSQVYDYVVDFFDTGLEPHDE from the exons A TGCTTTTACAGCTTTATTCCCTGATCATAATCAGCCTTGACTTCTGCTTCATGGTATGCAAAGCGTTAGTCATGTGGCTTTGCATCTTCTATCGAACCCTGTTTCCTGCTGAACTAAAACCTATTTCTGGAAAGATTGTTCTG ATTACAGGTGCAGGACGTGGCATTGGCAGAGAAGTTGCATTACAATTTGCACAGCTTGGATGTTTAATTGTTTGCTGGGATGTCAACTTAGAAGCTGCTCAGGAAACTGCCAAAGAAGTTGAAGCTATCGGTGGCAAAGCATGTGCATTTCATTGTGATGTTTCACAACAGCAGGATGTTGAAGAAAAAGCTAAACAAGTAAAAACAGTGGTACCACATGTTGACATTATAATCAACAATGCTGGCATCATGCCTTGTCATCCCTTCCTTAGTCACAGCATCCAAGAAATTGATCGATGCATTGACATCAATGTGAAAGGTTGCATTTGG GTTGTACGAGAGTTTCTTCCAGGAATGATAGAGCGTAAACAAGGTCATCTAGTTTCCATGTCCTCAATTGCTGGCGCAATGGGGTGTGAAAACGTTGTTCCATACAGCGCATCAAAATTTGCTGTACGGGGAATGATGGAAGCATTGACTGAAGAAATGCGACGGGACAGTCGCAATTTAGATATCAAATGCACTACCATCTGTCCCTTCGTTGTAG ACACAGGACTTTGTCAAAGACCTCGCGTCAA GTTTCCTAGTTTCTTACGCGTTACGAATGTAAAAGATGCAGCTAGCATTATCGTTCGAGCTGTGAGACGTGGAGATGCACTTGTTTTCATGCCCGAATATGTATATTACTTTTGGCTTCTTATCAA AATCTTACCATCCCAAGTGTACGATTATGTCGTAGATTTTTTCGACACTGGATTGGAACCGCATGACGAATGA